A window of the Tenebrio molitor chromosome 1, icTenMoli1.1, whole genome shotgun sequence genome harbors these coding sequences:
- the LOC138134339 gene encoding uncharacterized protein yields the protein MRVLLILFFCSLLMFGLCQQHYVPAQILIPTLNASIVHSLHNATLNRPDVTNHTGWNNPRLNKTIEGTPNGTNSNGDLIVGHISAMDHRLFRQVYMKTRRWWSGRAKIVEFPKDLPGSYGRHETISAVRAFNQFYDGLDAKAEIVAGGVGKRFVKIRLSSGWGRGFKYKVVIYGH from the exons ATGAGAGTGCTACTGATCCTGTTCTTCTGCAGCCTCCTCATGTTCGGGCTCTGTCAGCAGCACTACGTCCCGGCGCAGATCCTGATCCCTACCTTGAACGCCTCCATTGTGCACAGTCTCCACAACGCCACCCTCAACAGGCCCGACGTCACCAACCACACCGGATGGAACAACCCGCGGCTGAACAAGACCATCGAAGGCACCCCCAACGGGACCAACTCCAATGGGGACCTGATCGTGGGCCACATCAGCGCGATGGACCATCGCTTGTTCAGGCAG GTCTACATGAAAACGAGACGGTGGTGGTCTGGACGGGCGAAGATCGTGGAGTTCCCCAAAGATCTGCCAGGGAGTTACGGACGCCACGAGACCATCTCGGCGGTGAGGGCTTTTAACCAGTTCTACGACGGGTTGGACGCCAAGGCGGAGATCGTGGCAGGTGGGGTAGGAAAGAGGTTCGTCAAGATCAGACTGTCCTCCGGCTGGGGTCGGGGGTTCAAGTACAAGGTGGTCATCTACGGACACTGA
- the LOC138134320 gene encoding uncharacterized protein, giving the protein MRVLQVLVAVLLAYSEAQVQYLPAQILIPTYNISFLNWTQPNLNQTQWNKPVLNGTQWNKPELNGTQWHRPELNGTQWNRPQLNGTQWNKPVFNKTLPDDPRWGSPPVGPTPWNATLNHSTPNGDIIVGQIGYMDRLLFNEMYRKERRWWSGREKTIEYPKDLPGKYSLNRHETITAIRIYNKFYDGLHSEAKISSGGVGHRYVKIKLSSGWNKGFQYLVQIFGR; this is encoded by the exons ATGAGAGTGTTACAAGTGCTAGTTGCCGTCTTGCTCGCGTACTCAGAGGCACAAGTCCAGTACCTTCCGGCCCAGATACTCATCCCGACCTACAACATCTCGTTTCTCAACTGGACCCAGCCAAACCTCAATCAGACCCAGTGGAACAAACCAGTACTCAATGGTACTCAGTGGAACAAACCGGAGCTCAACGGTACTCAGTGGCACAGACCTGAACTCAATGGTACTCAGTGGAACAGACCTCAACTCAACGGTACTCAGTGGAACAAGCCGGTTTTCAACAAGACTCTGCCCGACGATCCACGATGGGGCAGCCCTCCTGTGGGTCCAACACCGTGGAACGCCACCTTGAACCACAGCACCCCCAATGGTGACATAATCGTGGGCCAAATAGGCTACATGGATCGGCTACTCTTCAACGAA ATGTATCGCAAGGAGAGGCGCTGGTGGTCAGGTCGGGAGAAAACGATCGAGTACCCCAAAGACCTCCCCGGCAAGTACAGCTTGAACAGACACGAGACCATCACGGCCATCAGGATCTACAACAAATTCTACGACGGTCTGCATTCCGAAGCAAAAATTTCTTCGGGGGGCGTGGGGCATAGATACGTCAAAATCAAGTTGTCGTCGGGTTGGAACAAGGGGTTCCAGTACCTGGTGCAGATCTTCGGCCGTTAA